Proteins encoded within one genomic window of Ostrinia nubilalis chromosome 5, ilOstNubi1.1, whole genome shotgun sequence:
- the LOC135072309 gene encoding uncharacterized protein LOC135072309 — MAKWSIIALAIFGCAVAEPPVGYSYSAPSSLVVVGGGHSSGGLSHGGHYTPVPVGHQTSEGYHVDPHLLEKIKHIILKDEIQNQAYQSASSGHGHGHGHGISSHYGPPAPVYGVPQDRIVGIELDHVQQGIQVAQYHQAEEGYAGGYAGGYAGGYSGYSSGGHGGYSSGGHGGYSSGGHGGFSSGGHGGFSSGGHASISYSAPSIAYTTIGVPSGSYGVPSPSSSYGAPHH; from the exons ATGGCAAAGTGGAGCATC ATCGCGTTGGCGATTTTCGGCTGCGCAGTGGCTGAGCCCCCAGTAGGGTACAGCTACTCGGCCCCGTCCTCCCTCGTCGTGGTCGGAGGCGGCCACAGCTCCGGCGGCCTGAGCCACGGTGGCCATTACACCCCCGTGCCTGTCGGCCACCAGACCTCAGAAGGCTACCACGTCGACCCTCATCTACTGGAGAAGATCAAGCACATCATCCTCAAGGACGAAATCCAGAACCAGGCCTACCAATCCGCTTCCTCCGGCCACGGTCACGGACACGGCCACGGCATCTCCTCGCACTACGGACCTCCCGCGCCCGTGTACGGCGTGCCCCAGGACAGAATCGTAGGAATCGAGCTTGACCACGTTCAGCAGGGCATCCAAGTCGCTCAGTACCACCAGGCTGAGGAAGGCTACGCCGGCGGCTACGCTGGTGGCTACGCTGGCGGTTACTCCGGCTACTCGAGCGGCGGCCACGGTGGCTACTCGAGCGGCGGCCACGGTGGCTACTCCAGCGGAGGTCATGGCGGTTTCTCCAGCGGTGGTCATGGCGGTTTCTCCAGCGGTGGTCACGCTTCCATCTCTTATTCCGCGCCCTCCATCGCCTACACGACCATCGGCGTCCCCTCAGGATCTTACGGCGTCCCCTCACCCTCATCCTCGTACGGTGCGCCCCACCATTAA